From Pseudonocardia autotrophica, one genomic window encodes:
- a CDS encoding ANTAR domain-containing protein, whose amino-acid sequence MLTGSSGTQLLRGCGDDPAFRATRSPYLVLDPDLRIVAANPAYCTATFRTPEELAGRPVFEVFPDNPDLPGADGVTNLTASLEQVLRFGRRDRMVVQRYDVRMPAGDDGFVERVWLPVNSPLRCPDGRVIGVLHHVEDVTEVLAAGSGAEIAGAALRSLAEENASLRDRFARHTSIEQAKGVLMASRRCTADEAFHLLRKLSHDTNTKLYTVAEMLLAEQAG is encoded by the coding sequence ATGCTCACCGGATCCTCGGGCACACAGCTCCTGCGCGGCTGCGGCGACGACCCCGCGTTCCGCGCCACCCGTTCGCCCTATCTGGTCCTCGACCCGGATCTGCGGATCGTCGCCGCGAACCCGGCGTACTGCACGGCCACCTTCCGCACGCCCGAGGAGCTGGCCGGACGCCCGGTGTTCGAGGTGTTCCCGGACAACCCGGATCTCCCCGGCGCCGACGGCGTCACGAACCTGACGGCATCGCTGGAGCAGGTGCTGCGGTTCGGCAGGCGCGACCGGATGGTGGTCCAGCGCTACGACGTGCGGATGCCGGCCGGTGACGACGGGTTCGTCGAACGGGTGTGGCTGCCGGTCAACTCACCGCTGCGCTGCCCCGACGGCCGGGTGATCGGCGTGCTGCACCACGTCGAGGACGTGACCGAGGTACTGGCCGCCGGATCGGGTGCCGAGATCGCCGGAGCCGCGCTCCGGTCGCTGGCGGAGGAGAACGCCTCGCTGCGTGACCGCTTCGCCCGGCACACGAGCATCGAGCAGGCCAAGGGGGTGCTGATGGCGAGCCGCCGCTGTACCGCGGACGAGGCGTTCCACCTGCTCCGCAAGCTCTCCCACGACACCAACACCAAGCTGTACACGGTCGCCGAGATGCTGCTCGCGGAGCAGGCCGGGTAG
- a CDS encoding long-chain fatty acid--CoA ligase — protein sequence MLGLMQDRPLTLPHVFHRAEQYFGHKELITATPAGTTETTTIADWAVRVRRLAAVLDTLGISPDGRVGTFCWNTTRHLELYLAVPCTGRVLHTLNLRLFPDQLVYVANHAGDEVVFVERSLLGLFWQHIDRLETVRHVVVIDDGAGPEIPDDPRVSDYEELLAAAEPVTGRFVVEDENTAAAMCYTSGTTGNPKGVVYSHRSTLLHSLATLFADGLGLCERDVVLPVVPMFHANAWGLPYGCLLAGSSLVLPGPGMTPDAILSLIAEHRVTLAAGVPTIWMGLLPKLSEYDVSSLRTVLCGGSAVPKSLSEGFREAIGLPVLQGWGMTETSPLAALGVLRAEHDGLSDDGKADVRAQQGPAVPLVELRIADPETGEEQPWDGVATGEVQAAGPWIAKEYYGGEGGGGQFTDDGWLRTGDVAVVDRLGYVKLVDRTKDLVKSGGEWISSVDLENEIMAHPKVAEAAVIAVAHEKWVERPLACVVVKGGEQLTADELIEFLAGRVAKWWLPDAVEFIDEVPKTSVGKFSKKTLREKFGGYQVTAPDAR from the coding sequence ATGCTCGGACTGATGCAGGACCGCCCGCTCACGCTGCCGCACGTCTTCCACCGTGCGGAGCAGTACTTCGGGCACAAGGAACTGATCACCGCGACACCAGCGGGGACGACGGAGACGACCACGATCGCCGACTGGGCCGTCCGGGTCCGCAGGCTGGCCGCGGTACTCGACACGCTCGGGATCTCGCCGGACGGCCGGGTCGGCACGTTCTGCTGGAACACCACACGGCACCTGGAGCTCTATCTGGCGGTGCCGTGCACGGGGCGGGTGCTGCACACGCTGAATCTGCGGCTGTTCCCCGATCAGCTGGTCTACGTCGCCAACCACGCGGGCGACGAGGTGGTCTTCGTCGAGCGGTCGCTGCTGGGGCTGTTCTGGCAGCACATCGACCGGCTGGAGACGGTGCGGCACGTGGTCGTCATCGACGACGGGGCCGGCCCGGAGATCCCGGACGACCCCCGGGTGTCCGACTACGAGGAGCTGCTGGCCGCGGCGGAGCCGGTCACCGGCCGGTTCGTCGTCGAGGACGAGAACACCGCCGCCGCGATGTGCTACACCTCGGGCACGACCGGGAACCCGAAGGGCGTCGTCTACTCGCACCGGTCCACGCTGCTGCACTCGCTGGCGACCCTGTTCGCCGACGGGCTCGGGCTCTGCGAGCGCGACGTCGTGCTGCCCGTCGTGCCGATGTTCCACGCCAACGCCTGGGGCCTGCCCTACGGCTGTCTGCTGGCCGGTTCGTCGCTGGTGCTGCCCGGGCCGGGGATGACGCCGGACGCGATCCTCTCGCTGATCGCCGAACACCGGGTGACGCTCGCGGCCGGCGTCCCGACGATCTGGATGGGGCTGCTCCCCAAGCTGTCCGAGTACGACGTGTCCTCGCTGCGGACGGTCCTGTGCGGCGGCTCGGCGGTGCCGAAGTCGCTGTCCGAGGGCTTCCGGGAGGCGATCGGGCTGCCGGTGCTGCAGGGCTGGGGGATGACCGAGACGTCCCCGCTGGCGGCACTGGGGGTGCTGCGCGCCGAGCACGACGGGCTCTCCGACGACGGGAAGGCCGATGTGCGGGCGCAGCAGGGCCCGGCCGTCCCGCTGGTGGAGCTGCGGATCGCCGATCCGGAGACCGGCGAGGAGCAGCCGTGGGACGGCGTCGCGACCGGCGAGGTGCAGGCGGCCGGGCCGTGGATCGCCAAGGAGTACTACGGCGGTGAGGGCGGTGGTGGCCAGTTCACCGACGACGGCTGGCTGCGCACCGGCGACGTCGCCGTGGTCGACCGGCTCGGCTACGTCAAGCTCGTCGACCGCACCAAGGACCTGGTGAAGTCCGGCGGCGAGTGGATCAGCTCGGTGGATCTGGAGAACGAGATCATGGCGCACCCGAAGGTCGCCGAGGCGGCGGTCATCGCGGTGGCGCACGAGAAGTGGGTGGAACGCCCGCTGGCCTGCGTCGTGGTGAAGGGCGGTGAGCAGCTCACCGCCGACGAGCTGATCGAGTTCCTGGCCGGGCGGGTAGCCAAGTGGTGGCTGCCCGATGCCGTCGAGTTCATCGACGAGGTGCCCAAGACGAGCGTCGGCAAGTTCTCGAAGAAGACGCTGCGGGAAAAGTTCGGCGGTTACCAGGTCACCGCCCCGGACGCCCGATAG
- a CDS encoding WD40 repeat domain-containing protein produces the protein MPVETFWDGLERRIATGDALSGGLEGLNPPPGVTPEALRRILDLEAHHLRDPDLAGRPAALPQQLLARAVATGESALAGAARKRIDARGLLVLATRWRTRPASAALRRILDGHGDAVTGLILEPGGRLLSVDASGSVLAWDTGTGLPAGTDPVAGACGPRPALSSPPVRALAVSDDGGLIAVAQAGDVVRVLAGHGAEVGTLTASGDLEVLTFACTAAGATRLAGGAADGTVRIWDVIDGTAVANGAAVTIREGHTGPVRALVAGGPGTIVSGGADGALRAWDVASGALLAGLEGDAPVTGLARSGAAELLVTTADGGVHLLDLVAGVPQGPERLGGGTSATAAAAAGTGSALVARADGVVELWRTGADEEAAPVLLAGHGSAVRAAALGADGTTAATGDDHGRILVWDTTGVVDRGDRPGLPAEVGAIAVAGDLVVSAARDAGLLLARDRHTGDERWRCSTGAEHVWSDTGGTRLFTVADGSAGRIDERHAATGVRAGSVGVKGTVLTGRGTLVVLGGTGQEADRVAVADARTGREFRSVQLPAPARRAALTPGGSTVLLGSDTALTVWHTASGELQQVPLPGSQLVGVAIDDDGCHAVAADANGRVHAWAIGAATVTTVRADPVLLRAVTGMAGHRAVTAGSGGSVLLWDLTRPGVLGRAPLDAPLTAVAAIAGQIAVGDACGDTHCLDVLEGAPLPAGTIPEQGPGASGRSAIPGPRAADAEPSESELPESSAGDAEPGTGRTPLLRRLLRS, from the coding sequence ATGCCCGTCGAGACGTTCTGGGACGGCCTGGAGCGGCGCATCGCCACCGGTGACGCGCTGTCCGGCGGCCTCGAGGGGCTGAACCCGCCGCCTGGCGTGACGCCCGAGGCGCTGCGCCGGATCCTGGATCTGGAGGCGCACCACCTGCGCGATCCCGATCTCGCGGGCCGGCCGGCGGCACTGCCCCAGCAGCTGCTCGCCCGGGCGGTCGCCACCGGGGAGAGCGCGCTGGCCGGTGCCGCCCGGAAGCGGATCGACGCGCGCGGGCTGCTGGTGCTGGCCACCCGGTGGCGGACCCGGCCCGCGTCGGCCGCCCTGCGGCGGATCCTCGACGGCCACGGCGACGCCGTCACCGGACTGATCCTCGAACCGGGTGGCCGGCTGCTCTCGGTGGACGCGTCCGGATCCGTACTCGCCTGGGACACCGGCACCGGGCTGCCCGCCGGGACCGATCCGGTCGCGGGTGCCTGCGGTCCCCGGCCCGCGCTCTCCTCTCCCCCGGTCCGCGCGCTCGCCGTCTCCGACGACGGCGGGTTGATCGCGGTGGCACAGGCCGGTGACGTGGTCCGGGTGCTGGCCGGGCACGGCGCCGAGGTCGGCACACTGACCGCGTCCGGGGATCTCGAGGTGCTCACCTTCGCCTGCACGGCCGCCGGGGCGACCCGGCTGGCCGGCGGCGCAGCCGACGGCACCGTCCGGATCTGGGACGTGATCGACGGTACGGCGGTGGCGAACGGTGCTGCGGTCACGATCCGCGAGGGGCACACCGGCCCGGTCCGGGCGCTCGTCGCCGGCGGGCCCGGCACGATCGTGTCCGGCGGTGCCGACGGCGCGCTGCGGGCGTGGGACGTCGCGTCCGGCGCCCTGCTCGCCGGGCTGGAGGGTGACGCCCCGGTCACCGGGCTCGCCCGCAGCGGGGCCGCCGAGCTGCTGGTCACCACCGCCGACGGTGGTGTGCACCTGCTCGATCTGGTCGCGGGCGTCCCGCAGGGGCCCGAACGGCTCGGCGGGGGGACCTCCGCGACGGCGGCCGCCGCGGCCGGGACCGGGAGCGCGCTCGTCGCCCGTGCCGACGGCGTCGTCGAGCTCTGGCGGACCGGTGCCGACGAGGAGGCAGCGCCGGTGCTGCTGGCCGGGCACGGCTCCGCCGTCCGCGCCGCCGCACTGGGTGCCGACGGGACGACCGCAGCAACCGGCGACGACCACGGCCGGATCCTGGTGTGGGACACCACCGGGGTCGTCGACCGCGGGGACCGGCCGGGGCTGCCCGCCGAGGTCGGGGCGATCGCCGTCGCCGGGGATCTCGTCGTGTCCGCCGCCCGCGACGCCGGGCTGCTGCTGGCCCGCGACCGGCACACCGGTGACGAGCGCTGGCGGTGCTCGACCGGCGCCGAGCACGTGTGGTCGGACACCGGCGGGACGCGGCTGTTCACCGTCGCCGACGGGTCCGCCGGCCGGATCGACGAGCGGCACGCGGCCACCGGCGTGCGGGCCGGATCGGTGGGAGTGAAGGGGACCGTGCTGACCGGGCGGGGCACGCTCGTCGTGCTCGGCGGCACCGGTCAGGAGGCCGATCGGGTCGCCGTCGCCGACGCCCGCACCGGCCGGGAGTTCCGCTCCGTTCAGCTGCCCGCCCCGGCGCGCCGGGCCGCGCTCACACCCGGCGGAAGCACCGTGCTGCTCGGCTCCGACACCGCCCTCACGGTGTGGCACACCGCGTCCGGTGAACTGCAGCAGGTTCCGCTGCCCGGCTCGCAGCTGGTCGGCGTCGCGATCGACGACGACGGATGCCACGCGGTCGCCGCGGACGCGAACGGCCGGGTGCACGCCTGGGCGATCGGGGCCGCCACGGTGACCACGGTGCGGGCCGATCCGGTGCTGCTGCGGGCGGTGACCGGGATGGCCGGGCACCGGGCCGTCACCGCGGGCTCCGGCGGGAGCGTCCTGCTGTGGGACCTGACCCGCCCCGGTGTGCTCGGCCGGGCCCCGCTGGACGCCCCGCTCACCGCGGTCGCCGCGATCGCCGGGCAGATCGCGGTCGGCGACGCCTGCGGTGACACGCACTGCCTGGACGTGCTGGAAGGCGCGCCGCTTCCGGCGGGCACGATCCCGGAGCAGGGCCCCGGCGCGTCCGGCCGGTCCGCGATCCCCGGGCCGCGGGCGGCCGACGCCGAGCCGTCGGAGAGCGAGCTCCCCGAGAGCAGCGCCGGGGACGCGGAGCCGGGCACCGGCCGGACCCCGCTGCTCCGCAGGTTGCTGCGGAGCTGA
- a CDS encoding L,D-transpeptidase: MAVLAGTVVLAGVATAGVAMAGAEAESSDVARQVHTEKQVAGTPCSVSARACVDLESQQAWLITNGEITRGPVPIASGGAGQETPIGHSFRVYRKEADHRSGEFEAPGGGPAPMPWSVFFADGGIAFHGGDRDRASAGCVKLDTAQARAFFDDLQVGDKVQVLDAATERAEREKLAAV, encoded by the coding sequence GTGGCGGTGCTGGCCGGGACCGTCGTGCTCGCCGGGGTCGCGACGGCGGGTGTCGCGATGGCCGGCGCGGAGGCCGAGAGCAGCGACGTCGCGCGCCAGGTGCACACCGAGAAGCAGGTCGCGGGAACCCCCTGCTCGGTCTCCGCACGGGCCTGCGTCGACCTGGAGTCGCAGCAGGCGTGGCTGATCACGAACGGCGAGATCACCCGCGGCCCGGTCCCGATCGCGTCCGGCGGGGCGGGCCAGGAGACACCGATCGGCCACTCGTTCCGGGTGTACCGCAAGGAGGCCGACCATCGCAGTGGCGAGTTCGAGGCGCCCGGTGGCGGCCCGGCGCCCATGCCGTGGTCGGTCTTCTTCGCCGACGGCGGCATCGCGTTCCACGGTGGTGACCGCGACCGGGCGTCGGCGGGCTGCGTGAAGCTCGACACCGCGCAGGCACGCGCGTTCTTCGACGATCTGCAGGTCGGCGACAAGGTCCAGGTGCTCGACGCCGCGACCGAGCGGGCCGAGCGGGAGAAGCTCGCCGCCGTCTGA
- a CDS encoding MOSC domain-containing protein codes for MSPDGPMRVAAVHVAPERGAPMRAVEQVEAFAGQGLAGDRYLGTRHRHVTVQSRTELDAAAEALGAPVEPGRTRRNITVDRGAIPTEPGTRIVVGGPDGVLLEVVRRAAPCRVMETAVGPGARRALHDRGGAVCRVLTSGTIAPGDPVTVARTGITRS; via the coding sequence GTGAGCCCGGACGGGCCGATGCGGGTCGCCGCCGTGCACGTCGCACCGGAGCGGGGCGCGCCGATGCGCGCGGTCGAGCAGGTCGAGGCATTCGCCGGGCAGGGCCTCGCCGGCGACCGGTACCTCGGCACCCGGCACCGGCACGTCACGGTGCAGAGCCGCACCGAGCTCGACGCCGCCGCCGAAGCGCTCGGCGCGCCGGTCGAACCCGGCCGCACCCGGCGCAACATCACCGTCGACCGGGGTGCGATCCCCACCGAGCCGGGCACCCGGATCGTCGTGGGCGGGCCGGACGGTGTGCTGCTGGAGGTGGTCCGCCGCGCCGCACCGTGCCGGGTGATGGAGACGGCGGTCGGGCCGGGAGCGCGACGCGCGCTGCACGACCGGGGCGGTGCCGTCTGCCGGGTGCTCACGTCGGGCACCATCGCGCCCGGGGACCCGGTCACGGTCGCCCGCACCGGCATCACCCGTTCGTGA
- the glmS gene encoding glutamine--fructose-6-phosphate transaminase (isomerizing), whose product MCGIVGYVGSREAAVVLLDGLARLEYRGYDSAGLALVHRRKVTVRRTAGRVEDLRDLLGENPPRGRTGIAHTRWATHGEPSDRNAHPHTDTSGRIAVVHNGIIENADALRSALTARGVALASDTDSEVLPHLVAEALEAGAGSLAEAVRAALAQVEGTYGLVVLDARAPDELVVARNGSPIVLGLGDGEMVVASDLAAVVRHTRQVVFLDDGELVTVRADGIEGSTRIAPTTVDADTGDYALGGHPDFLAKEIAEQPDAVRRALAGRLDTRFATTRLGGLELDPRDLRGVRRVLFLGCGSAYYAGEIGAGLVEELARIPAAAEPAGEFRYRNPVVDPDCLYVAVSQSGETADTLASVQELRRKGGRVIGAVNVIGSAIARECGNGIFLHSGPEVSVASTKAVTNMAVSFAMLAVLLGRVRDLSVADGRRLVEGLQSLPGHIAEILERDGEIAEIAKRHAGASSMFFVGRTRCRPVAREGAQKLKEISYIHAEAYPASELKHGPLALVTPEMPSVVLVPDDELLAKNVGTIEQIRARGGPVVAVTDAELPDGLADDVLRVPRTEPELAPILLAVPLQLFARHLAVALGRDVDKPRNLAKSVTVE is encoded by the coding sequence ATGTGCGGCATCGTGGGTTACGTCGGGTCGCGGGAGGCCGCCGTCGTACTGCTGGACGGTCTGGCGCGACTGGAGTACCGGGGTTACGACTCGGCGGGTCTCGCGCTCGTGCACCGGCGGAAGGTGACGGTGCGGCGCACCGCGGGCCGGGTCGAGGACCTGCGGGACCTCCTGGGCGAGAACCCACCCCGCGGGCGGACCGGCATCGCGCACACCCGCTGGGCGACCCATGGCGAGCCCAGCGACCGCAACGCGCATCCGCACACCGATACGTCCGGCCGGATCGCCGTGGTGCACAACGGGATCATCGAGAACGCCGATGCGCTGCGCAGCGCACTGACCGCGCGCGGTGTGGCGCTCGCGTCGGATACCGACAGCGAGGTGCTCCCCCATCTCGTCGCGGAGGCCCTGGAGGCGGGTGCCGGGTCGCTCGCCGAGGCCGTCCGCGCCGCGCTGGCTCAGGTCGAGGGGACCTACGGCCTGGTGGTGCTCGACGCCCGGGCGCCCGACGAGCTGGTCGTCGCCCGCAACGGGAGCCCGATCGTGCTGGGCCTCGGCGACGGCGAGATGGTCGTCGCGTCGGACCTGGCCGCCGTCGTGCGGCACACCCGGCAGGTCGTGTTCCTCGACGACGGCGAGCTGGTCACCGTCCGCGCCGACGGTATCGAGGGCTCGACCCGCATCGCGCCCACCACGGTCGACGCCGACACCGGTGACTACGCGCTCGGCGGGCATCCCGACTTCCTCGCCAAGGAGATCGCCGAGCAGCCCGACGCGGTCCGGCGCGCGCTGGCCGGGCGGCTCGACACCCGTTTCGCCACCACCCGGCTCGGTGGCCTGGAGCTGGATCCTAGGGACCTGCGCGGGGTGCGCCGGGTGCTGTTCCTCGGCTGCGGCTCCGCCTACTACGCCGGCGAGATCGGCGCCGGACTGGTCGAGGAGCTCGCCCGGATCCCGGCGGCGGCCGAGCCGGCGGGCGAGTTCCGGTACCGGAACCCGGTCGTCGACCCGGACTGTCTCTACGTCGCGGTCAGCCAGTCCGGCGAGACGGCCGACACCCTCGCCTCGGTGCAGGAGCTGCGCCGCAAGGGCGGCCGGGTGATCGGCGCGGTGAACGTGATCGGGTCGGCGATCGCCCGCGAGTGCGGGAACGGGATCTTCCTGCACTCCGGACCCGAGGTGTCGGTCGCCTCGACCAAGGCCGTCACCAACATGGCGGTGTCGTTCGCGATGCTCGCCGTCCTGCTCGGGCGGGTGCGCGACCTGTCCGTCGCCGACGGCCGCCGGCTGGTCGAGGGTCTGCAGTCACTCCCCGGGCACATCGCCGAAATCCTGGAACGGGACGGCGAGATCGCCGAGATCGCGAAGCGGCACGCCGGCGCGTCGTCGATGTTCTTCGTCGGCCGCACCCGCTGCCGCCCGGTCGCCCGGGAGGGCGCGCAGAAGCTCAAGGAGATCTCCTACATCCACGCGGAGGCCTACCCGGCGTCCGAGCTGAAGCACGGCCCGCTCGCGCTGGTCACCCCGGAGATGCCGAGCGTCGTCCTGGTCCCCGACGACGAGCTGCTCGCCAAGAACGTCGGCACCATCGAGCAGATCCGTGCCCGCGGCGGCCCGGTCGTCGCGGTGACCGACGCGGAGCTCCCGGACGGGCTCGCCGACGACGTCCTGCGGGTGCCGCGGACCGAACCGGAGCTGGCGCCGATCCTGCTCGCCGTGCCGTTGCAGCTGTTCGCCCGTCATCTCGCCGTCGCGCTGGGCCGCGACGTCGACAAGCCGCGCAACCTGGCGAAGTCGGTGACCGTCGAGTGA